The following is a genomic window from Syntrophorhabdus sp..
TCGAAGGAATAGATATAGAGTTCCTCGGGCCTGTCGGAGACGTGATCCGCATCAACGATGTCAACGAGTGCCTGGTAGATCGCTGTCATCGGGCCACCTCCCAGCCGGCGGGTGTCTCGCCGATCGCGAACCGGCAGAGATCGCTCATGTGAACGGGCCGTATGCCCTCGCGGGCCACCATGCCCCCGAGCGTTTGGAGACAGGCGGGGCAGTTGAAGACGCAAACCTCGGCCCCCGCCTTCTTCATGTCCTCGACATTCTTCTTCTGGATCTGCGCCGCGCGCCTGCGGCTGCCTTCCCTGCTTTGTCCCTGTATCGTACCGCCGCAGCAGAGGGCGTTCTCGTCGACGAACTCTCTTGTCACCTCTTTAGCTCCAATGAGGCGGAAGATCTTGCCGACGAAGCGGTGCTTGTCCGGTGAGAGCCGTGACGAACAGGGGCGCTGGTAGGCCACCTTGAAGCCGACGGGCCTTATCAGGTCCTTCAATTCCGTCAGGCGGTCGTAGAGGTACTCATAGAAATGGACAGGGGTGAAGGGCACGTCTATCCCCACAGCCGGACAGTAGGAGGCGTATGTTCCGTAACACTCATCGTGAAAGCAGATGACCTCCGTCGGCTTGTGACGCTCTATGGTGGCTATGATACCGGGGAGCCTTTCCTTGATGACGGAACTTCGGGCGTAATGGAGGTACATGAGCTGGCAGAAATAGTGGAACATCTTCCGGCCGTCCGTTGATATTACGGGAAGACCCTCGAACAGCCTCCCCTGTATAAGATGCGTCAGTTCGGAAAAGGCCGCCATGTTGAGGAGCGGCCCGTTTATCTCTTTCACGGCCGGTTCCCCCCGGAAAGGAATGCCGAGGTTCACGGCCCTTGTCACGAGCGGCCGGGGGACGGGAGATATGCGGAGGGCCTCCTGTCTCTCAACGATCAGATAGAACGGGTGGTTACCCATGGGACAGTATTCCTCGCAGGCGTAGCAGGTCACGCACTCGTGGAGGACGAAGGAATCCTCTCCCCGGGCGATCCTGACCATTTCTCTTTCTGTCCCGTTCCTCTCGATGTGTATGTATTGACACTTCGCCAGGCAGTCCTGGCCTTCGCAGTGAAGGCATTTGGTCTCATCGAATTGCAGAGCATACATTGTCGTTCCTCCCCAGATCTCGCTGCTGGTCTTACGGGATGGTGCTTTTCGTGTGAACTTCTTTCTATCACAAAACACGGTCCTTTTTAAACACCCCCTTCCCGGGCCCTTTGCCGGCAACGTTTCGGCGAAAAATGTGATATATACTATGCTCAATGATCCCCTTCGATCGGCTTGGCCCTGTCTTCAAGGCCTTTTCATCCCTCGTTTATCCCCGCGCCTTCAGGACGGTCTTCGCGTCATCCCTTCAGGAGGTTCCCCGGGCGGGGTCCGTGCTCGATGTGGGCTCGGGAACAGGGATACTGTCGCAGTTTGCCCGCAAGGTACGAAATGATCTTCTTTTTACCATGATCGATCCGGCGGCGGGCATGTTGAGGTTTGCGCCGGACTTTGCGCGGAGGGTCCTGGGAAGGGCGGAGGACCTGCCTTTTCCGGAAAGGGCCTTCGACGCGGTGTTTGCGGGTGACAGCATGCATCATTTCAGCGATCCCCGGCGGGCTGTGGGCGAATTGAGGCGCGTCCTGAGGAAGGGCGGCGTGCTGGTGGTTTTCGAGATCGACCCGTCAAGCCTCATCGGTGCCATGATAACGGGCGGCGAAAAGATATTCAGGGAACCGGCGCATTTCCTTAGGCCCGGCGAGCTTGCGGAGAGGCTCGCGGAGGTTGGTTTTGAGTGTGTTGTGTCCCGGTATGACTGGAGATATGCGATAATAGCACATGCAGGTCGCGCGTGATGGGCCATGGGTCCTCGGCGAACAATGCGGGAAGGGCCACGCTGATGGTCCGGCGGGGGATCCGTCGTTGCTCCCGGGGTCTGTTAACGTTGTATTCATTTCGGTTGACACAGCACAGAGGGAAGAAGTAGAGTGTTATCAAACATTAATTCGTAGCACTCACTGATGGAAGGAGGGGTTATGGCGAAGGTGAACCTGAAGCGTTACGGACTCTATCTTGTGAGATGGCAACTGTCGACGCCCATTCTCGCCGTTGTTCTCTACATGCTTTCCGGTACGGGGAAGATAATGGCGACGACGATCGCGAATCTCATAGGCGGTCTTATATTCTTCTGGGTCGACAAGTTCATTTTCACATCGGAGTTGCTCTCGGTCCAGTGGGAGGTCAGGGACGCCGTTGT
Proteins encoded in this region:
- a CDS encoding (Fe-S)-binding protein, with protein sequence MYALQFDETKCLHCEGQDCLAKCQYIHIERNGTEREMVRIARGEDSFVLHECVTCYACEEYCPMGNHPFYLIVERQEALRISPVPRPLVTRAVNLGIPFRGEPAVKEINGPLLNMAAFSELTHLIQGRLFEGLPVISTDGRKMFHYFCQLMYLHYARSSVIKERLPGIIATIERHKPTEVICFHDECYGTYASYCPAVGIDVPFTPVHFYEYLYDRLTELKDLIRPVGFKVAYQRPCSSRLSPDKHRFVGKIFRLIGAKEVTREFVDENALCCGGTIQGQSREGSRRRAAQIQKKNVEDMKKAGAEVCVFNCPACLQTLGGMVAREGIRPVHMSDLCRFAIGETPAGWEVAR
- a CDS encoding class I SAM-dependent methyltransferase; translated protein: MIPFDRLGPVFKAFSSLVYPRAFRTVFASSLQEVPRAGSVLDVGSGTGILSQFARKVRNDLLFTMIDPAAGMLRFAPDFARRVLGRAEDLPFPERAFDAVFAGDSMHHFSDPRRAVGELRRVLRKGGVLVVFEIDPSSLIGAMITGGEKIFREPAHFLRPGELAERLAEVGFECVVSRYDWRYAIIAHAGRA